Within Spinacia oleracea cultivar Varoflay chromosome 4, BTI_SOV_V1, whole genome shotgun sequence, the genomic segment taaccacctgAGAGATGTGGATCGCGTCCACCACCCATTAGTATACATTAAattattggatgtaaccaccagaaaaatgtgaatctagtccaccacccaatagtattggactattggatgtaaccaccaaacAGGTCTTAGTCTTTAAGTGTGCACACCCTCCCGGTGAGTATTTtttaactcaaaggagtagatTAAGCCTAGGGTCGTGCTCATGGCTCCGACCAAATAATAAAGCACAATGTGCTATATTCAACcggttcatatattatcttaGGAGAAACTGCACTACAAAATGATCAATTATCATCCCCAAAATTAATTAGACCAAACCCGAAGGTGATAATAAAACCAACTCCTATATAGTAATACTCATCAAAAGAAATTCGGTACTCGAGTTTCGATCAAACCATACATTTAAACATGAACATGACCGATATATATACACTGCTCATTTAAGAGTTGCACAGACGAAGTTTATGCACATTCTCACAACATAAATTTTATCCATTCTATAACATATCAATCTTAATCCAAAATTTCACAtcttaaataaaaataacataaattGGGTACGATTATGCATATAATAAGACACATAACTTAACACAAATATacaaatatatatacatatatatatatatatatatatatatatatatataaaagcatATCACAACTCCAACACTCAATGTGTGGATTATAAAAACTAATAGTATTTTAAAGTGCATAACGAATATGCGACACTCGACTCATATAGtcttaaaatacttagtatCTATGAAGCTACACCTCAACCATATATAATTACGCTATATTCTCCAGATTATTTGATATGTAAACTATCAATTAACAACATCTTTGATAATAACTATCATATATCCTAATTAACCATAATCGAATAAGATTAAAATAACCAATAGCAATCTGGGACCAACTACTCACCGATTGCACGCAAACAACCAATATCACACCACCGATAATTAATACCTTTAAAAGCAATATCAATCCAACTCAAAACATCATATTATATGTCACAAATAATATGGGTACAATAGTAGTGTATAGTACATACAATTCCAAGAAATATGTGCAACGTACAATTGACAggtaatatacttcgtataaacgACTCGAATAGACTAAGTGCGTgtgattacaactaataatataCACGAACAATTTGAAGGGACTAAGCGTGATTACCTTTTATAGGATAAAATCGATCATCGAACATAACCAAAATCAAGGTTCTACTGCTCGTCTGCTCGCACAAAGAAATAGAAACGTCGCACTTGAAGGTTCGTTGATGAGATGAAGACCGCTAATTAAAGGTTGACTTGATATTGATAATCAAACAAATTTCATAATGATTTTGATTGAATGGCATTTTTGGCTGACAATTTTGATCTCACGCACAAAGAATGAAAACGGCCGAGGAACAAAATAAAGAATAgcaactgtttttttttttttttttaatgaataaTTAGGGCTAAGAGGTATTCACATGTACTTAAAACAAGAGTCCTATTAAGTCTAAAATAGCATTTTAActttatgaaaatataaaaCGACACTAATTAATTACGGAAGATCGTTTAATAATAAAGATAACTTTATTTAGCTATAAAacctattttataaaatcataaaatattggggtattaCAATAACATCTAACTATCCAAGTAAAATCCTTTTTTAAAATTCCTCAGTTGCACAGTAGCAGTCTACTATAACTTGTTGCAACAATCGCCCTCCTTGAAATAAAGTTTGTGTTTCACTTTTTTTTGTGTGCAACCTATGTGTGTAATACTCCACCATCGAATTTAAAGAATACTACTTAAGAGGTATGAATAAACTTGTAAGCATGTTCTGCTGAATTGCTTGACTGTGTTAAGCTCGGAGTTGAGAAAGCTTATTATCCAAGCTTTTAACAAATTTAGTGTGGTAGTATCTGCTAAATTTCTAATGATTTTACCATATTCTGAGTAATTCTGAGTAATATTCTATCTTGTTCTACACGTGCTTGGTGAGTGGCTCAATTGAAGGAACTTAAAGGTTATATGTGTATATATACAAAAAGGTAGAAGAAAAGTAGAATAATTTTTTCATGGAATCTATCTTTATTATATTatctataatttaaatcatggcAAGACTctaatatgatttatttatttttaatattagtGAGTTATATGTGATAACGTggaaatcctacgtggacgctctaaatgctctccaatatatatatatatatatatatatatatatatatatatatatatatatatatatatatatatatatatatatatatatatatatatatatatatatatatatgtatgtatatatatatattggagAGCCATTAAATGAGTAAATGAGCTGCTGAGATTGAATTAACAATTCCAATGCCCGTAATTCCGCAAAGGCGCgcacaatttttattttacaaaaacatttttctctctctacaccAAGAAACATATTGTCATATCTCTCCTCATTTTGCTTCAAATTTTCAGGAAATTGGTCTGAAATTTTGATACTATTATCATCAATAAGATTCAATTTCACTCGATTTTGGGCAAAATCTAATTCGGCGATGCTAAATTTTTCACTCCGATCTGCATAATTGATCTCAAACTTAAGTATCTCGCAATTTCTGTAGTTTTTTGCTAAATCTTTTTAAATTATTCAATAATTCGCTGCGAAGGATCTCTGATTTATTGAGTTATTTTAGCTgatttttttgtgaattttgtaGCACGATTTTATGCTAATTTTGGAGCTCGATTTTTGTGCTAATTTTAGAGCTCGATTTTGTGCAAATATTGAGAGATAATGATGAACGCTTTTTGAGTCGTTTGAGTTTTTTCACGCttgattttagtttgattttactGAACTTTTGAGAAAATTAAGTCGAAATCAATTTCTAGGTATAAGGTTGATCGAGTTTTATGTGTTTTATATATGCTTCATCGATTTTAGGTAATTTTATTCATCTTTAAATTATTACTCGGCTTCTAATTTAGCAGAGCAAATCAAATTTGAGTAAAGTAAACTAATATCTCTTAAACATAAATTAATATCTCTTACAAGTAAACTAATATCTCTGAAATCAGAAAAGACTTCAGTCTAGGGCCCTTGACAGATCCAACATATTGATGTAATCTGGACTTTGTGCAGTTCTTTGAAAGCACAGAAGTTGGTAGAGGTGACAATGCACACAATCTAAATTATTGTCGACAAATGCTGTCAGAGGAAGATCGGGAAACAAAGGTATGTCACGTGTATCATGAAGGAAACAGGGCGGCGGATAGGCTTGCAAATCGCGGCATCACTCATGAAAGCAAGCTCCATATTTTAGACTCTAAACCCTTAGAACTTGGACGTATTTTAGATGAGGATATTAAAGGCGTGGCCTTGCCACGTTTAGCTAGCCCCTCCGTAGTTGTTTGATTATTtgtattttttcttattttggaGCCTATATCTGCCATTGAATCAAAAAAAAATCGGTTGGGCGTTTTGGATACGCTAAATTGTACGAGTATTACTACCATCAACCATGTGTAGTAGTGTTACGTACGTAGTATAATTATATGTTATCCGAAAATAAACATACTACACATACTGATAGGTAAAATTATTACTTAGGTGGCCTGAGtgtctatactatatattaaatgGTACTTATAAGTAAGTTTACGTGACATGTGGCACTTTGTTTATGAGTCGTTTGCTCCATGTAATCTTCATATacataaaattgtcaaacatgTTTTACATAAGGTTTGAACCCTCGACCTTGAgtttaaacattaaaactttTATCGATCACTAAGCTATTAGATGTTTGATGTTACCATTGAAAAAATAAGTATATAAGTAAATGTGAATGTCATTAATGCAttaacccggggcatcgcccggaccAAAAACTAGTTAAGAAATTATAGAGAGGTGGCCTCacgtttttatttatttttttatttttaactaaTTACACCAAATTGGCCTAAAGTTTAAAGTTTcacaatttttcaattttttggaTCACTAGTGTTTAGAAATAATTTActtcatattaaaaaaaaaaattcaattttttttttcttttttactttcCTGTATTCAATTTTTTAGTTTAATAAAATCTCATTTTACAAAATATaacttattttcttaatttatttcaTGCTAGTACCATCTAAATTAATAAGATATAGTAAAATGAGAAAATAAGATATATGCTACAATAATCTAGTACAATTGTAAAATAATCTAGTACTGCCTCaactccgttccttaatgttctttacgcctTAATGTTTTTTACATTTACTATTTGCATGGACTtgaatgcaatatttaaccatTTATATATTCAATTCCGTATgtgaataaattaaaaaaaatacattctgaaaatacataatgagaacaatctaacaagatcttacatgataacgttttgatgtagATAATAACAaatattgattaataaacataatacaatatactttaaatttaaaaaattataattaaccTATAACTATAATTTGTACTTAAAATTTTTCAAATAAattcgattataatttataTCAATATAATGATGAAAAATAGGAATGAAAACACGTaatattttaggttgtccatatttaggggaagtgttgccgaaatttttaataattagtaaGTTGATAATCGTATTAGTGTCTTCAAAATATGCTTAAGTGTTAGGGTGTTACAAGTTAACAGCGAGAATTTACTATCATTTGGACACATATTTTAAGGCGTAAAAAACTTTtaggaatggaggaagtatatataaaaGCTAGAGAGTTGAGAATTGGGAACGTTCACGTGGAATTTTTCAATtactaattatatttaaatattataCTTTAGGGATTATTGAATAAAGTTAATACATTTAGGATAAGGAAAAATATAAAGGGCTTTCTTTTTTGTGAGTATTGGGAGTGTCCACGTAGGTTTGTCCAGTcactaattatatttaaatattatattttataattataaGTTTAGGATAAGGAAAAGTGAATTTTTAAAAAGATAAGATTAAGTGAATTTTTAAAAGATATATAATTTGATAAATACTTTTTTATCATTTATAAAATGATAAAATGATAAAATTAGATATATGTTAATTGAACATCATATCCAATGTCAAATTTCATTCCTATATAAACTCATTGACATGATGTATCGTTTGAGACAATGAAAATTTATCTGGGGATGGATGGAAGAAAGGGTGAGAAATCAAATAATACAACACAACATAAATCAACCTGTGCATTGCACGAGCTTAAATATAGTAAGTTATAATTAGCAAACATCAATacattatttttatatataaaataacATTATCTCGTGTAATAAATAACACCATGAGTTAGTAATTTtgttttggttctactacgagaaATTCTCACCGCCTCCGACAAGTGGACTAATCTCTCACGGGAGTTTGCAttggtacctcgatgggcaacaCCCTTCACAGCTGAGGTATTTCCATATCAAGGCTCGAACACGAGACGTTAGTTAAGGAGTAAGAGGCCCTTAATCACTCACGCCTCACGCCAACCCAAGTTGATATTATGTATTAAACATTTGATAGCAATAAGTTGTTTCAATTAAAAATAGGGAAACTTGTCAATAACCATCTTATAAAATCAAATTTATgtgaaaaactaccttataaaaaaaatgttagttAAAAACTAGCTTATAAAAAGTTTTGGTTGTAAATAAGTACCTTTCACCAGATTCCGGCATTTGACCAAATTTTTCCGGCGTTGACTTGCATTTGCAAGTCATATGACCTATGTTTTTCTGCGAGAGATTCCCCTCCATGTTCCTGTAAATACATTAGATTTCCAGAAAGGTTCTCTCTAATAGGACGATGAGGTGGAGAAGAAACTAAACCAACTTCAGAGCTAGTGCGTGTAAATTCATCAATCTAAAGAAAAATGGGCTCTTTAGGATGTCATCCCAAATCCCTACTCATTTCCCCCCTCAAAGGGATGCTGAACCTGAAGGAAGAAATGAGGATGAAAGTTCTTTACCGAAAAAAATGAGGATGAAGGTTCTTTATGCCCCTGCCATGGCCTGGACAACACTAGGAACAAATTATCACATTTTCACGCCTTCTTCCTCATTTCTATCCTCCCAATTTCTGGAGAAATTCCGAGTTTATCTTGGAGATAAACAGAAACAAGTAAATCAAGGGGTATAATAGTAAATGATAGTTTAAAAAACAAGATGACTGTATATTTTAAGATTATAACGGTATACTTTTATAATATGAGTATCAATTAAGTTTACTTGACTGTATATTTATGTAAAAAAAGTTACGGGCCGGGGAGGGATGGAAATCTCAGATCTGTAAGAGATGGAAAGAACGACGGTGGAGAAAAGCAATCGGAGCCACCGCTATGACGATGAGGAAGACGACAACAAGCACCGTCGATGCAGGAGAGAGAAATCTCTGGACGACGAACACCATCACCACCAAATCAATGGAGTACTTTGTGGATGAGCAGGGGGAGAGGGAGGAAGATGTCGTGATTTAGGAGAGATGACGGAGGTTGCGAATTGAAGGGGAATAAGGAGGAAGATGGTCGTGAAGACTGAAAATATGACGGAGGTTGTGAAGGGGGAGGAGGACGCAGATGGTCGTGAAGAGCTGCCGGAGGTTGCGAAGATGGAGGAGGACAGGAGGTCATGAGGAGGAAGTTCTTATTATTTACCTAAAATTGCCACTTGATTTACGAATGCGTTTATCTCGGAGATAAACTCGGAAAAGCTCCAATTTCTGAATGGTTGTGCTTCTTATACCACTGGGATTCATAAACAACTCGATTCTTTCTCTCATTTCATGCCTTCTTCCTAATTCTACCAAAATTCCCCAAAGCAACACAAATTAAAGGGTGCCCTTTGCTAAAAGAGATTAGGAGTAACAAAAATCAGTATTTAACTATAAACAATTACTGCTTAATTAGTATAATTGGGTTTCTAGAATtcaatttgaaattgaattaaaCATGTTGACATTATTGGGAAATTTGTTTTGTTCCTTCAAACTTGGTTAAAAACCCACTCTCCAGAAATATCGAATCTTGAATTTCACATGCCTAGCATATTGTACATGAACAGGAAGTGAATACAATTACATCAAAATAATCGAATTGAGCTATTAGTTACAGTAAACTTGTTATAGAACGCCATGAAGGAAGATAAAAGTACCATTACTTCATCTCATTCTTCACCGCTTCAACCTCAAATACTCCTCACTTGCGTGCGACTTCTTGGTCAAAAGTACTTGAATTGAGGAATTAAAGTGCATTGAAGAAAGGGGAATGGAAAGTCAATACCGGAAATTTTTGGTCAAATGCCTGAATCCGGCAAGAGGTATCTTCTTATAAcaaattttttataaggtagtttttgacaaatttacctAAATGATACTATGTTAATACAATCAAAACAACTATTATTCTGCCTCCTGAAATCTAGCTCGTACTCTAGGTTTAGAATAAAAACATAATCCCTCTGTCTCATTTTTCTAGTCCTGTTGCTATTTTggacgtcccaaaattataatcATGTTTCTATTGTTGGCTATTCATTTTCCACTTTCCCACGTATTATgtaattaaaaatgcattgaaaactTTCTATGTAATATATTCCACTTCCTTGTACACGGGTATAAAAGAAAAAAGCATTTCATTGTTTCCGGAGCTAGACAATGCCTCAGGAGCCAGGACTAACTCATGGGAACAAACTCTATGCTAAGTTCTCACTCTTCTTAAAGAATCAACGCGGAGGAGATCACCCCCAGAAATCTGGTAAGATCACTAACTCACTACTCCGTATGTCATAGTGCTGGTCCCTTTACAACCTACTctaacatatatttttttcttgaaattatTGTATTAGGCTCTGAAAAAACACTTGTTTTCTTTCTTCCCTTTGTATTGCAGATTTGCAGCTAGCTACTGGTTCTCTCCTAGCAACGTCAATTGGGGCTACCAAGCCTTTATTACCTTTGAAGATCTTCATAATTCTTCAAAGAGCTTCATAGTAGATGACACGGTGATTGTACAAGTTCATtgtgaaatgatgtttttgctTAAGGATAAGGAGGAGTCTATGAAGCAGGAGTTAGGAACATTATGCGTATCCACCAACATCTCCAAGGGACAAGAATAGAGTAGCAGATGCACTACCCAACGAAGCAAGGAAGAAAGGAAGTCTTGATTTTCTTTATCACTTTTTGTAATACACGAACCTTTAGAGGATGCTGTCAAAGTTTATATTTTTACATACAAAAAAAGATATTACAAACAAAAAGCTAGAGAGAAAGGAAATTAACAACTAATCGATACACAAGATACAACCCTCGCAGAGGAAACACTAACTGTGCCTTTTTGCACACTCTACATTTTAGACAAATATAAATAGATGGTGCATTTTCAGGCATACTCTCCCTCGTCGTCATTGGGATGATAGCAATAGAAATACCTTTCAGGCAGTCTGCTCATTGCCATCACAATCATCTTCCTTGTTTGGTGAAACCGAAAGTAGTCCTGTCAGCTGTGTTCGATATTCTAGTCCTCTAATGTAGTGTCCCAACAGCATGCACCTTAAAAAAATCATAAgggaaaaaataaaacaaaaatgaaGCATCAGATTTCAATCCAGACGGGAAAATACAATCCAAAAAAATCAAGCTTTTCGTTACAAtcttggaaaaaaaaaaccacgTTTAAGAACAAAGTAGAACAGAAAACAAATTTTCCCTATACAAGCTAGGTGCTACTAGcagaataggggtattttgGTGTTACACGCAAGGGGAAGCTGTTCCCTGAAACTGTAAAAGAACCTTGTATGTAACGATGTAAGTATGTAAGGCAAAGCAAAGAGGATTCAACTCTGTAGTTGTGTGACTCGTGACATTTTCCACATAGAGGATGATACCAATCCCTAACTCTTGATAGAGCCTGATAAGTCATAATGTCGTCAAGATAAATAACAAAATGCAGCTACCATCAATCTTTTTTAGCACAATAGTCGTACACGTCCATGTCATTGGTTCCTCCCAAAGTCAACTCCCTCCTTTCAGAGAATTCTCACACACTAACATTAGCCGAAAAAACTATCTCCAATATTGTACAATCTTAGCGGCACTTTTTTCATAGTTCTTTTTTCATACCATGTTTAGGGATGAAAATAACATCCAATCTAAGAGATAGGTAAAGACTTTACTACTCACGTCGACATGCCTCCTTTCATGAAAATATGATCCAACATGCTATTTATAGTATTCAAGCACATAGATACATGAAATTAGGAATATGATTATGTTTGTatacatactccctctgtttcatAATGATGTTCCAATTTCTACTTTCCTAGTTTGCAAATGCATATTTTGTACTTCGTATAATTACTATTTCTAATTATACattagcaaaaaaaatataaaattttgatattatttAAGTATgcattgagacgaatcaaacaagaccccacatTCATATGTTTTTTTCCCTTATGTATTGGAAAAATTTAGAAGATTTTCTTCAAttgtaaatagtgtcaaaattctaaattggAACATCATTATGAAACGGAAGGAGTATTCATAGTATTCAACTTAACAGAAAAAAGTGTGCAGGTGAAGTTGAAGtcccttcccccccccccccccctccccatACAACGAAACAAGAAAAAACAGTTGTAAGAACAAATGGCAAGAGAGAAAAACGATGAAAAGACTCACCAAAATAGAAGCCGTGCGAGGTAGTCTCTTGTCAATGAGATAATGGGCTGAAAATTAAGCGAGGTGTTTTCGGTGAGTTCTGCACAGTCATCATTTCCAATATTTAAAGCTCCAGCAGCATTCTTCTCTGACATAGGAGGAGCTTTAGAGTGCATCTTTGGAGATAATGTTGCAAGTAGACCATGGACAACAGAATGAATTGTTTCTTTGACTTCAGCAGATGTTGGTTCTGACAGCTCTGCTACCTAATAAAATGAATCAAACAGCAATTAGATGGAAAGTCAGggaaagttaaaaaaaatctcaGAGAATTCTCATAGCAATTGATCAGTTTGGTATCGCCATTAGGGTGACCATATAAAACGAACTAGTCACCAACCAGTCCGGTCCTATGTCCACAAAAAAATTATGGACTCTGGTTTTCAGCTAAAATTAAGCAAAAGCTCAATCCCACCAACCCACCCACCCCCAACCATCCCCAATCTAAATTCTCTATTGGGTCAACCTAATTTAATAATAACTGGACTGGTTTTGTCCAAACTGGAATTTTTCTTATCCAGTCTGCAATCCACAAATTTTGGGTGATTTTAATTCTGTCATAACCTGGTTTTTGTCTAAGAAAGTTAGTACAATGTAACAACAAATTTTATAACACTCACCACTCAAGGTGGAAAAGCATGGTAAGACATTCAAGACATGATTGTAAAAATTAATACTACAACATAAGAAAGAATAGGAAGTccctatcaaaaaaaaaaaaaagaaagaataggAAGTACCAAACTAGTGCAGATAAACACAAGAGGCTGACAGAAGTGTTCTCTAACCTTTTCTGGTTGCAATGAACGCAGGTAATCCAATAATTCATTCTTTTCCTCGCCCACAAATTGTTGCATCTGAAGAGCAGCATTCTTCCTCTTGACTTCTTTCAGCTCCTTTTGAAAAAATACAAAGTAAGATGGAAATAATGAGAAGGAGACTTATCGTTAATCAACAAATAATCAGCTTTTCTAACAACACCAAGTAAAGATGAACATATACATTCCAAATTTCAACTAGTTCATAGCTTTAACTTTAAAGAGAAAATGTATACTGCTTAAACCTTTATTGAGGATATTAATGGAATTGTCTGAATGAGGTAACTATttgtagaaaaataaaaaaaagttaaatgcaGACTGAGAAGCTAAGTCCACGATGTAAAAAGTGTAATACCTTCTTGGTAGCAGATAAACGAGAACGCAAGTGGCGAATGTAGGAATGAATTTCAGGGGTCATTTCTCCAAGATCTTCATTACAGGAATCTTCAAACAGATTTTCCGAAACTTCCTCACCAGTAGAAGAAACAGCACTTTCACTGGCAATTTGAATTCTTCTGACACTGTCAAATAACAGTTCCTGCACACCAAGATTAAGGGACTCTGACTTGTGACTGTCATTATCTTCTTCATGAAGGTCAAAAAAGTTTTTTTCCAGACAGAGCCTATATTCAGCATTTCTTAAAGTATAACTGCAACAAACAAAACAGAAGTTAGGAGATAAGGCACGTGAGATTATAAAAAAACATGAACATAAAATACAATGTATTCATAACCATTCTCTTCGGCAATCAAGATGAAAACATATTTTTGAAGCGTCATAGCTCAAAAGTCAAAACCAAAATTCTTTGCTAGTAGCAGCAAGCAACAGCTATGAAACACACATGGATCCAACAACCACAACCAAAACCATTGTACACATGACCAACCAGCAAACATAATGTTTCGAGATCTATATCCTCTAATTAGCTATTTCACCCAAACAAAGTTCTAACTCCCATCAACCAAGCCATAATCCATCAAAACTCCCCGTTATCAACTATTTTATACCACACTAATAAGTCCGAGAAGCAAAGCATACACAAAAATACCAACCATCAAGACATCGGTACTCCGAATCGTGAAGTTG encodes:
- the LOC110805314 gene encoding uncharacterized protein — translated: MAAFASSSASFSLLSSRSPSSQPPSQPPSRLSLRFPLFKLTASTSAVSRRCHILVVAASSASPSSSSPSFEDFNSGDSFRSKTPILLDLIQDIEPLDISLIQKDVPPTTIDAMKRTISGMLGLLPSKQFQILIEALWEPLSRLLVSSMMTGYTLRNAEYRLCLEKNFFDLHEEDNDSHKSESLNLGVQELLFDSVRRIQIASESAVSSTGEEVSENLFEDSCNEDLGEMTPEIHSYIRHLRSRLSATKKELKEVKRKNAALQMQQFVGEEKNELLDYLRSLQPEKVAELSEPTSAEVKETIHSVVHGLLATLSPKMHSKAPPMSEKNAAGALNIGNDDCAELTENTSLNFQPIISLTRDYLARLLFWCMLLGHYIRGLEYRTQLTGLLSVSPNKEDDCDGNEQTA